In Rhizobium sp. BG4, the genomic stretch AGCGGCGTCAGCAGCCTTCTGAGCCTTTTCAGCAGCGCGCTCCTGAGCCTTCTTGCCCGGCTTTGCCTTTTCCGGGTTGCTCTTGGCGTCGCGCTTTGCGAGGCCGGCTTCGTTGAGGAAGCGGAGAACGCGGTCGGTCGGCTGTGCGCCCTGCTCAAGCCAATGCTTGATACGGTCGTTGTTCAGCTTGATGCGGCCGTCGTTGTCCTTGGCCAGCATCGGGTTCCAGGAACCGAGGTTCTCGAGGAAACGGCCATCGCGCGGCGAACGGGCGTCGGCGAGAACGATGTGGTAGTACGGGCGCTTCTTGGAACCACCGCGTGCGAGACGAATTTTCAGTGCCATGTTCTTTACTCCTTAGGCTTTCTTGGACCGCTTCGTGAGGCGGTTTGTTCACTTTGCTGCGGCGTGGTCCGCAGCGATCTGCTCATGATGCCGGATGACTTCCGTGATGACGAAGTTCAGGAACTTCTCGGCGAAATCCGGATCCAGATTGGCATCCTTCGCCAGGCGGCGAAGGCGTTCGATCTGGTATTCTTCGCGCGCCGGATCGGCCGGCGGCAGCTGGTACTTGGCCTTGAGCACGCCGACCTCTTTGGTGCAGCGGAAGCGTTCGGCCAGGATATGGACGAGTGCCGCGTCGATATTGTCGATCGACTGGCGGTAACCCGAAAGCTGGGCTTTGACGTCTGGATCAATCATGGGGCAGGCGATCCTCTCACTTCTTCTTCGGCAAACCGGGAAGACCCGGGAAACCACCGCCGAGACCCGGCAGCTTGGCGCCACCGAGCCCGGGCAAGCCACCCGGCATTCCGCCGAGACCGGGCATGCCCCCGCCCGGCTTTCCAAGACCCGCAGCTTCGGCCTGCTTCTGGAGCGCTTCCAGCTGCTTGGGGTCGATATTCGAGAGATCGGGCATGCCGCCCATTCCACCCATGCCGCCAAGACCCATCTTGCCGGCAAGGCCGCCCATCATCTGCTTCATCAGGCCGCCCTTACCCTTGCCGCCCATCATCTTCATCATGTCCGCCATCTGGCGGTGCATCTTCAGAAGCTTGTTGATGTCGGAGGCGTCGGTGCCGGAGCCGGCGGCGATGCGCTTCTTGCGCGAATGCTTCAGCATATCGGGGTTGGCGCGCTCGGCCTTGGTCATCGAGGAGATGATCGCCAGCTGGCGGCCGAACAGGCTGTCGTTCAGACCGGCGGACGCCATCTTGTCCTTCATGCCGGCCATGCCGGGCATCATGCTCATGATGCCGCCCATGCCGCCCATCTTCTGCATCTGGCGCAGCTGATCGGCGAGGTCGTTCAGGTCGAACTTGCCCTTGGCCATCTTGGCGGCCATGGCAGCCGCCTTCTCGGCGTCGATGTTTTCGGCGGCTCGCTCGACCAGCGAAACGATGTCGCCCATGCCGAGGATGCGGTCGGCGATACGGCGGGGATGGAATTCCTCCAGCTCGCCCATGCGCTCGCCGACGCCGATGAGCTTGATCGGCTTGCCGGTGACGGCGCGCATCGACAGCGCTGCACCGCCGCGGCCATCGCCGTCCATACGGGTCAGAACGAGGCCGGTGATGCCGACGCGTTCGTCGAAGTTGCGCGCCAGATTGACGGCGTCCTGACCGGTCAAACTATCGGCGACCAGGAGGATTTCATGCGGGTTCGACTTCTTCTTGATGTCGGCCATTTCGACCATCAAGGGCTCGTCGATATGCGTACGGCCGGCGGTGTCGAGAATGACGACGTCGTGGCCACCGAGCTTCGCAGCCTGGACGGCGCGTGCGGCGATATCGGTCGGCGACTGGCCAGCGATCACCGGCAGCGTATCGACGCCGGTCTGGACGCCGAGCTGGCGCAACTGTTCCTGGGCGGCCGGACGGCGCGTATCGAGCGACGCCATCAGCACCTTCTTCTTTTCGCGGTCGGTGAGCCGCTTGGCAATCTTTGCCGAAGTCGTCGTCTTACCGGAGCCCTGCAGACCGACCATCATGATGACGACGGGCGCTACGGCATGAAGATCGACGCCCACGCCCTCGCCGCCGAGCATCTCGATCAGCTCGTCATGGACGATCTTGACGACCATCTGGCCGGGCTTGATCGACTTCAGGATCTCGGCGCCGACGGCCTTTTCGCGAACACGGTCGGTGAAGCCACGAACGACTTCCAGCGAGACGTCGGCTTCCAGAAGCGCACGGCGAACCTCGCGCAGCGCTGCGGAAACATCGGCTTCCGAAAGCGCGCCACGGCCTGTCAGTCCATTGAGAATGGATCCAAGACGGTCCTGGAGGTTTTCAAACATCGGCTCTTCCTTGTGATTTCCGGGATGACGGAAACCTTGTGCTTTTCCTTGACGAAAACAAGACGCAAAGCCAAAAAGCACCCGAGGGCGCATCGCGCTGTCGGGTGTGGACCTCCGGGATCAGGGTCCCGGTCGGCGGCTCGGAGTCATGTCGCTCGTCGCAGAATTGAGGCGCGGTAAACAGGAAAGCGGCCGGAAAGTCAAGCCGAAGCAGCCAAATTAGCGCTTCCGGTTCTTCTCAAACCACGCTTCCGATCCCAAATGCATCATCCCGCCACGAGAGTCCATTCGCTCATGCCCGACGCCAAGATGCGCAATTCCTATTATCAGGGGCCGGTTTCAGACCACTTCGATGGCGTTCAGTTTTTCAATCCTGAAGGGATCGAGCCGCTCGGCTTTCGCGCGCTGATGCGCTGGCAGTTCGGCGGCGGGCGCTTCCGCTGGCCGAAGGCAGTCGACAGCCCATTTCCTCCGGCGAAACCTGCTCAACGCATCGATGGCGAGGATCTGCGGGTGACGATGGTCGGCCATGCGAGCCTGCTGATACAGGTTGCCGGGCTCAATATTCTGACGGACCCCGTCTGGTCGGATCGCGCCAGCCCCTTTTCCTTCGCCGGGCCGCGGCGGGTGTCGCCGCCCGGCATCCGCTTCGAGGACCTGCCGCCGATCGATATCGTACTCGTCTCGCACAATCACTACGACCATCTCGATATCAGGACGCTGAAGAGGCTGTTCGAAGAGCATGGCCCGCATTTCATCACCCCGCTCGGCAACGACACGATCATCCACCGTGCCATTCCCGACGCGAAGATCTCGGACATGGATTGGGGCGACCAGCTTTCCTACTGGGACGGCGTGACGATCGATGCCGAGCCCTGCCATCACTGGTCGGCCCGCGGCACGCGCGACCGGCGCATGGCACTCTGGGCCGCCTTCGTCATCTCGACGCCTGCGGGCAAGATCTACCATGTCGGCGATACCGGCTTTCACGAGGGCATCAATTACAAGGCGACACGCGAGAAGCATGGCGGCTTCCGCCTCGCCATCCTGCCGTTCGGCGCCTACGAGCCGCGCTGGTTCATGAAGGGGCAGCACCAGAACCCGGAAGAGGCGGTGGTTGGCATGGAACTCTGCAACGCCGCCCATGTCGCCGGGCACCATTTCGCCACCTTCCAGCTGACCAACGAGGCGATCGACGCGCCGGTTGCAGCGCTGCAGCAGGCGCTTTCAGCCCGCGGTATCGAACCCGGCCGCTTCCGGCCGCTGCGCGCAGGTGAAGTGTTTGACGTGCCGGTTGCGTGAGCGCCCGGTAAACCACTGGTAATTCGCCCGCGTTTCCGCCATATACAGCCCGAAAGCAATGGAAGTGGCAGCAATGAGCGCAACGGTCGAATTCGCGAAGATGAACGGGCTTGGAAACAAGATCCTGGTTGTCGACATGCGCGGCCGCGGCGACAAGGTGACGCCCGATGCCGCGATCGCGCTGAATGCCGATCCGGATACCGCCTTCGACCAGATCATGGCGATCCATGATCCCCGGGCCGACGGCACCGATGCGTGGATCGACATCCTCAATTCCGACGGCTCGAAGGCGCAGGCCTGCGGCAACGGCACACGCTGCGTCGTGCAGGCACTGTCTGCCGAAACCGGCAAGAAGATCTTCACCTTCCAGACGGTCGCCGGCATTCTGAACGCCGTCGAGCATGAGGACGGGACGATCTCCGTCGACATGGGCAAGCCGGTCTTTGCCTGGGACAAGATCCCGCTCGCCGAAGAATTCTATGACACGAGCCGCATCGAGCTGCAGATCGGGCCGATCGACAATCCGGTGCTTCATTCGCCGTCGGCCATGTCGATGGGCAATCCGCATGCGATCTTCTGGGTCGATAAGGATGTGATGTCCTTCGACCTCGCCCGCTTCGGACCGCTGCTCGAAAACCATCCGATGTTTCCGGAGCGCGCCAATATCACGCTGGCGCAGGTCACCTCGCCCACCTCGATCACGACGCGCACATGGGAGCGCGGCGCCGGCCTGACGCTCGCCTGCGGTTCTGCTGCCTGTGCCACCGCCGTTTCGGCAGCGCGCACCGGCCGCACCGGCCGCAAGGTCGAAATCAAGGTGGCGAGCAGCCCGAATGCCGGTTCGCTCTCTATCGAATGGCGTGAGCGCGACGATCACGTCATCATGACCGGGCCTGCCGAATGGGAATGGTCCGGCATGGTCGATCCGACGACCGGCAGCTGGTCGCGCGATGCGGAGCAGGGAGCCGAGGCGCGGTGAGCGGCGTCGAGGTCATTACCTTCGGCTGCCGTCTCAATACCTACGAATCCGAAGTGATGCGGGCGGAGGCCGAGAAGGCCGGGCTCAACAATGCCATCCTCGTCAATACCTGCGCCGTAACGGGCGAGGCCGTGCGCCAGGCGCGCCAGGCGATCCGCCGCGCGCGACGGGAAAATCCGCATGCCCGCATCATCGTCACCGGCTGTGCGGCGCAGACCGAGACGCAGGTTTTTGCCGAGATGGCCGAGGTCGATGCTGTGCTCGGCAACGAGGAGAAGCTGAAGAGCGCCTCCTATCGCGCGCTTCCCGATTTCGGTGTGTCCGCCGAAGAGAAGCTGCGCGTAAACGACATCATGAGCGTCAAGGCGACGGCGCCGCAGATGGTCAAGCATATCGACGGTCATGTGCGCGCCTTCATCCAGGTGCAGAACGGTTGCGACCACCGCTGCACCTTTTGCATCATCCCCTATGGCCGCGGCAATTCGCGGTCGGTGCCGATGGGCGCCGTGGTCGATCAGGCCCGAAATCTGGTCGAGGGCGGCTATAGCGAGATCGTGCTGACGGGTGTCGATGCCACCAGCTACGGCGCCGATCTGCCGGGCCAGCCGACGCTCGGGCTGCTTGCCAAGACGCTGCTGAAGCAGATCCCCGAAATCCGGCGCCTCCGCCTTTCCTCAATCGACAGCATCGAGGCCGACCAGCATCTCTTCGACCTGATCGGCGACGAGCCGCGCTTCATGCCGCATCTGCATCTGTCGCTGCAGCATGGCGACGACATGATCCTGAAGCGCATGAAGCGGCGGCATAGCCGCGCCGATGCGCTCGATTTCGTCGCGCAGGTGCGCCGTTTGCGGCCCGAGATCAGCCTCGGCGCTGATATGATTGCCGGCTTTCCGACCGAGACCGAGGAGATGTTTGCCAATGCCGTCAGCCTCGCCGAAGAGGCCGGCATCGCACATCTGCACGTCTTCCCCTACAGCCCACGCCCGGGCACGCCGGCCGCCCGAATGCCGCAGCTCGACCGCTCGCTGATCAAGGATCGCGCCGCCAGGCTGCGGGCCACTGGACAGACGCTCTACCAGTCCCATCTCGACAGGATGGTTGGAACGCGGCAATCGCTGCTGGTCGAAAACAACGGCCTGGCGCATACCGAAAACTTCACGCTCGTTGCCGCCCCCGGCCTTCGCCCGCGCTCCATGCTGCAGGCCGAAATCACCGGTCACAACGGCAAGCACCTCGACATGCAATTGACGGCCGCAGAGGCCGCCTGACTTTCACGGAATTCTCATGGCCCTCAGTTTCATCAAAAAGGTCTTCACCTTCGGCAAGCCGCTCGAAGAGGCAAAGCCGCAAGAGGCTGCGCCCGCCATCGAGCCGGTGAAGGAAGAACTGCCGGTTGCTGCCGATCCGGTGCTGCCGGAAGAGGTGGAGACGGCTGGCGGGCCTGTTGCTGATGTTGCCGAGCCTGAGGTGGCTGAGGAAGCGGAAGAGCCGGCGATCCTGCCTGATGTCGCGCAGATGAGCGATGTGGGTGTGGTGCCGTTGTCTTTGCTGGAGGCGGAAGCCGAGGCTGAGATTGAGGATTCTACTGCGATCCCTGCGGAAACACCCCCCTCTGTCCCTACGGGACATCTCCCCCACACGGGGGGAGATCAGGTCGAGGATGCTGTTCCCGATCGCGAAGAAGGCCGCGTAGAGCCGACTGAAACTTTCCCGGAAGAAATCCTCTCGAAGGAAGACGAAAGCCTTCTCGACGCCGAAGTGGCGCAAGACCTCCCCGCTCAGCCAATCTCCCCCCCTGTGGGGGAGATGCCCGGCAGGGCAGAGGGGGGTATCGCACCCGCGGACATCGAAGAAGCGCAGGCTGAACAAGTATCGGACGCCGAAGACGCGCCGTCCGAACAGTCACCCATCCTCCCGAAAGGTTTCGCCACAGGCGCCGCCGCACCAGAACCCGAACCCGTCGTCATCCAGCCGAAGCTCAGCTGGTTCCAGCGTCTCCGTGCCGGTCTCGCGCGCACCTCCTCGCAGCTGACCGGCCAGATCACCGCGCTCTTCACCAAGCGCAAGCTCGATGACGAAACGCTGCAGGATCTGGAAGACCTGCTGATCCAGGCTGATCTCGGCGTCGAGACTGCGATGCGGGTCACCGATACGCTGGCCTCGGAGCGCTACGGCAAGGATGTGACGGGCGAAGACGTCACGCGCATCATGGCAACCGAGATCGTCAAGGTCCTGAAGCCGGTCGCCAAGCCGCTGCAGCTCGATCTCAGCCACAAGCCGCATGTCATTCTCGTCGTCGGTGTCAACGGCAC encodes the following:
- the rpsP gene encoding 30S ribosomal protein S16 gives rise to the protein MALKIRLARGGSKKRPYYHIVLADARSPRDGRFLENLGSWNPMLAKDNDGRIKLNNDRIKHWLEQGAQPTDRVLRFLNEAGLAKRDAKSNPEKAKPGKKAQERAAEKAQKAADAAEAAASAE
- a CDS encoding chorismate mutase, whose translation is MIDPDVKAQLSGYRQSIDNIDAALVHILAERFRCTKEVGVLKAKYQLPPADPAREEYQIERLRRLAKDANLDPDFAEKFLNFVITEVIRHHEQIAADHAAAK
- the ffh gene encoding signal recognition particle protein; translation: MFENLQDRLGSILNGLTGRGALSEADVSAALREVRRALLEADVSLEVVRGFTDRVREKAVGAEILKSIKPGQMVVKIVHDELIEMLGGEGVGVDLHAVAPVVIMMVGLQGSGKTTTSAKIAKRLTDREKKKVLMASLDTRRPAAQEQLRQLGVQTGVDTLPVIAGQSPTDIAARAVQAAKLGGHDVVILDTAGRTHIDEPLMVEMADIKKKSNPHEILLVADSLTGQDAVNLARNFDERVGITGLVLTRMDGDGRGGAALSMRAVTGKPIKLIGVGERMGELEEFHPRRIADRILGMGDIVSLVERAAENIDAEKAAAMAAKMAKGKFDLNDLADQLRQMQKMGGMGGIMSMMPGMAGMKDKMASAGLNDSLFGRQLAIISSMTKAERANPDMLKHSRKKRIAAGSGTDASDINKLLKMHRQMADMMKMMGGKGKGGLMKQMMGGLAGKMGLGGMGGMGGMPDLSNIDPKQLEALQKQAEAAGLGKPGGGMPGLGGMPGGLPGLGGAKLPGLGGGFPGLPGLPKKK
- a CDS encoding MBL fold metallo-hydrolase gives rise to the protein MPDAKMRNSYYQGPVSDHFDGVQFFNPEGIEPLGFRALMRWQFGGGRFRWPKAVDSPFPPAKPAQRIDGEDLRVTMVGHASLLIQVAGLNILTDPVWSDRASPFSFAGPRRVSPPGIRFEDLPPIDIVLVSHNHYDHLDIRTLKRLFEEHGPHFITPLGNDTIIHRAIPDAKISDMDWGDQLSYWDGVTIDAEPCHHWSARGTRDRRMALWAAFVISTPAGKIYHVGDTGFHEGINYKATREKHGGFRLAILPFGAYEPRWFMKGQHQNPEEAVVGMELCNAAHVAGHHFATFQLTNEAIDAPVAALQQALSARGIEPGRFRPLRAGEVFDVPVA
- the dapF gene encoding diaminopimelate epimerase, translated to MSATVEFAKMNGLGNKILVVDMRGRGDKVTPDAAIALNADPDTAFDQIMAIHDPRADGTDAWIDILNSDGSKAQACGNGTRCVVQALSAETGKKIFTFQTVAGILNAVEHEDGTISVDMGKPVFAWDKIPLAEEFYDTSRIELQIGPIDNPVLHSPSAMSMGNPHAIFWVDKDVMSFDLARFGPLLENHPMFPERANITLAQVTSPTSITTRTWERGAGLTLACGSAACATAVSAARTGRTGRKVEIKVASSPNAGSLSIEWRERDDHVIMTGPAEWEWSGMVDPTTGSWSRDAEQGAEAR
- the mtaB gene encoding tRNA (N(6)-L-threonylcarbamoyladenosine(37)-C(2))-methylthiotransferase MtaB; amino-acid sequence: MSGVEVITFGCRLNTYESEVMRAEAEKAGLNNAILVNTCAVTGEAVRQARQAIRRARRENPHARIIVTGCAAQTETQVFAEMAEVDAVLGNEEKLKSASYRALPDFGVSAEEKLRVNDIMSVKATAPQMVKHIDGHVRAFIQVQNGCDHRCTFCIIPYGRGNSRSVPMGAVVDQARNLVEGGYSEIVLTGVDATSYGADLPGQPTLGLLAKTLLKQIPEIRRLRLSSIDSIEADQHLFDLIGDEPRFMPHLHLSLQHGDDMILKRMKRRHSRADALDFVAQVRRLRPEISLGADMIAGFPTETEEMFANAVSLAEEAGIAHLHVFPYSPRPGTPAARMPQLDRSLIKDRAARLRATGQTLYQSHLDRMVGTRQSLLVENNGLAHTENFTLVAAPGLRPRSMLQAEITGHNGKHLDMQLTAAEAA
- the ftsY gene encoding signal recognition particle-docking protein FtsY — encoded protein: MALSFIKKVFTFGKPLEEAKPQEAAPAIEPVKEELPVAADPVLPEEVETAGGPVADVAEPEVAEEAEEPAILPDVAQMSDVGVVPLSLLEAEAEAEIEDSTAIPAETPPSVPTGHLPHTGGDQVEDAVPDREEGRVEPTETFPEEILSKEDESLLDAEVAQDLPAQPISPPVGEMPGRAEGGIAPADIEEAQAEQVSDAEDAPSEQSPILPKGFATGAAAPEPEPVVIQPKLSWFQRLRAGLARTSSQLTGQITALFTKRKLDDETLQDLEDLLIQADLGVETAMRVTDTLASERYGKDVTGEDVTRIMATEIVKVLKPVAKPLQLDLSHKPHVILVVGVNGTGKTTTIGKLAAKLSGAGLKVMVAAGDTFRAAAIEQLKIWADRTKSEFIGTKLGADAAGLAYDAFEQAKAKKCDVLIIDTAGRLQNKAELMAELEKIVRVLGKLDPDAPHTVLQTLDATTGQNAMNQVEIFRNVAGVNGLIMTKLDGTARGGILVAISAKHKLPVYFIGVGEGVDDLEPFEAEDFAHAIAGIGQ